In Salvelinus namaycush isolate Seneca chromosome 20, SaNama_1.0, whole genome shotgun sequence, the following proteins share a genomic window:
- the LOC120064817 gene encoding zinc finger and BTB domain-containing protein 40-like — MVYTGKMSPGKHNFTRIIAAADSLQMFDVAVGSKNILTNLMRQSTTQPVSPPPTATQSQLKQLQSQGAKHTASPETAASSIGECGVKIPFPWTPEGTKVGEGGLEGGVTTEARVTTVAKHSESMNVKEDRKEKAGPPSKRARLQLPESTADVDPLSQGGANMEDVQQWLRALQTWDDISTEEKQRLQHYYLCHAVREIPGVLQCSIGSRTEVREKRSFSAQTLLTLLGLLKEFNPNLATLLLCKERTADRELKVQSRGNKGSGMVTSLFQF; from the exons ATGGTATACACCGGAAAAATGTCCCCAGGGAAACACAACTTCACCCGCATCATCGCCGCCGCAGACAGCCTGCAGATGTTCGACGTAGCTGTGGGCAGCAAGAACATCCTCACCAACCTGATGAGGCAGTCGACTACACAACCAGTCTCACCTCCACCCACCGCCACCCAATCACAGCTCAAACAGCTTCAGAGCCAGGGGGCCAAGCACACAGCTTCCCCAGAGACAGCTGCCTCTAGCATTGGAGAGTGTGGTGTGAAGATTCCCTTCCCCTGGACTCCAGAGGGGACAAAGGTGGGTGAGGGAGGTTTGGAAGGTGGAGTGACCACAGAAGCCAGAGTGACCACAGTAGCCAAACATAGCGAGTCAATGAATGtgaaagaggacaggaaagagaAGGCCGGCCCACCATCTAAAAGAGCTCGCCTACAACTTCCAGAGAGCACGG CTGACGTGGACCCCCTGTCTCAGGGAGGTGCCAATATGGAGGATGTGCAGCAGTGGCTGAGAGCACTGCAGACCTGGGACGATATCTCCACTGAGGAGAAACAG CGTTTACAGCATTATTATCTCTGTCATGCTGTGAGGGAGATCCCAGGGGTCCTGCAGTGTTCCATAGGCTCCAGAACAGAGGTGAGGGAGAAAAGGAGTTTCTCAGCCCAGACACTACTCACCCTGCTGGGCCTGCTCAAGGAGTTTAACCCCAATTTGGCAACACTGCTGCTTTGCAAGGAGAGAACAGCAGACAGGGAGCTAAAGGTACAGAGTAGGGGAAATAAGGGCAGCGGCATGGTTACCAGTCTGTTTCAGTTTTAG
- the LOC120065349 gene encoding zinc finger and BTB domain-containing protein 40-like: MCGKTFAHPSDISELHDCQKCHLTFPSLEDHWKHIQECHPKEFHQCPECNKMFTNPVLLEKHIAVHAGGTPYNCKLCQKSYLRERDSL; the protein is encoded by the exons ATGTGTGGCAAGACCTTCGCTCACCCCTCGG ACATCTCAGAGCTCCATGACTGTCAGAAATGTCATCTGACTTTTCCCTCGTTGGAGGACCACTGGAAGCACATCCAGGAGTGCCACCCCAAGGAGTTCCACCAGTGTCCTGAGTGCAACAAGATGTTCACCAACCCCGTCCTGCTGGAGAAACACATAGCTGTGCACGCTGGGGGAACACCATACAACTGCAAGCTTTGCCAGAAGTcctacctgagagagagagattccctGTAA
- the LOC120064621 gene encoding ataxin-7-like protein 2, with protein sequence MMAVRERAVKVMAALERRVPSLDDFVGESWSAWAERASVTASEGSDGDDCSKNGKKAAEAMSLRKEDMSIFGHYPGQDDFYLVVCSHCGQVVKPQAFEKHCERRHGPLSKLYAPLRSPPPAPQQRPRHSHSPSSAHATSSWEGRRQGTGAPRAAPPSTPPQFRHTKPPKEGVRHSHLDKSPLSGHSESAVFKQPPPLEPPLSSPPPSLRDPPWPHGGTPPGRPSTTPPSQPSTTPPPGWPSTGRPSTTPPPGRPSTTPPPGRPSTSERTHTQRKEAITVPTLPGHLRGPRPYNKVASRRECDLDKHCGVLDSERKKVCTRLLTCNIHSIHQRRKVSGRSKNFDQLVTELKTGVRIRERGAQTQEGSGSGRSPSPEAHGDPLAHPHCRRPLTNNPAFSRSRASSESAPEEEKPHQEEGSTQAPSPLTHGRISSDESEGEGPEEQIEYPSSSWHPKPAAGCSFGSYMMGHGVYTFDRRLHHLRSALNAMVEQHISAHLWKKIPQASDQSQSPSAKSISSSPSSSFSSSLHSKVRTGSHRTTPSLRPSSSSSHGPGRETRLQIASHSTAINQSENSSGSGSHIVAPAPPPVRQAGPGRPPGPGRPKNPVGRPSKQQLRFREEEAAAAALRKREAPSLEDEHSGPDRNSIILQDRGRPPTSSSKTAPPTPHSQTNGTLSPSSKPRPQPSPSEPHSPASAWLFKRTHPPSGHTSSPPDPHFRRGDSGLHGRGATGYEHRGLGKKRKGGSSEPSPPSKPHRLPSSPHSNFYPWKDSKGGTLPGGVEKKMGTQKPKLHH encoded by the exons ACATGTCCATCTTCGGCCACTACCCGGGCCAAGATGACTTCTACTTGGTGGTGTGTAGCCACTGTGGCCAGGTGGTCAAGCCCCAGGCCTTTGAGAAGCATTGTGAGAGGAGACACGGCCCCCTGAGCAAACTGTACGCCCCCCTCCGCTCCCCCCCTCCAGCACCCCAGCAGCGCCCCCGCCATAGCCACTCCCCATCCTCCGCCCACGCAACCTCATCCTGGGAAGGGAGGAGGCAAGGGACTGGGGCACCAAGAGCAGCCCCCCCATCCACACCCCCACAGTTCAGACACACCAAACCCCCCAAGGAAGGAGTACG CCACTCCCACCTGGATAAGAGCCCCCTCAGCGGCCATTCTGAATCAGCTGTGTTCAAGCAGCCTCCACCCCTGGAGCCTCCCCTGagctccccacctccctccctcagaGACCCACCCTGGCCCCATGGAGGCACCCCGCCCGGCCGGCCCTCCACCACCCCGCCCAGCCAGCCCTCCACCACCCCCCCGCCCGGCTGGCCCTCCACCGGCCGGCCCTCCACCACCCCCCCGCCCGGCCGGCCCTCCACCACCCCCCCGCCCGGCCGGCCCTCCACCAGTGAGAGGACACACACCCAGAGGAAGGAGGCCATAACGGTCCCTACCCTCCCTGGCCATCTCCGTGGACCAAGACCTTACAACAAAGTGGCCTCCA GGAGAGAGTGTGATCTAGACAAGCACTGCGGAGTACTGGACTCCGAGAGGAAGAAAGTCTGCACTCGTCTCCTAACTTGCAAT ATTCACTCTATTCACCAGCGGAGGAAGGTTTCTGGTCGGAGTAAAAACTTTGACCAGCTGGTGACCGAGCTGAAGACGGGTGTCCGGATCCGTGAGCGGGGGGCTCAGACCCAGGAGGGGAGTGGCTCAGGCCGGTCCCCCAGCCCAGAGGCCCACGGGGACCCCCTAGCACACCCCCACTGCAGGAGGCCCCTCACCAACAACCCTGCCTTCAG TCGGTCCAGGGCTTCTTCGGAGAGTGCTCCAGAGGAGGAAAAACCTCATCAGGAGGAGGGTAGCACCCAAGCCCCATCACCCCTCACCCATGGGCGCATTTCCAGCgatgagagcgagggagaggggccTGAGGAACAAATCGAATACCCCTCGTCCTCTTGGCACCCTAAACCAGCCGCG ggGTGTTCGTTTGGCAGTTATATGATGGGTCATGGTGTGTACACCTTTGACCGGCGGCTCCACCACCTTCGGTCAGCGCTCAATGCCATGGTGGAGCAGCACATCAGCGCACACCTCTGGAA AAAAATACCTCAAGCATCAGACCAGTCCCAAAGTCCCTCTGCGAAGAgcatctcttcctctccctcctcatccttctcttcctctctacaTTCTAAAGTCAGGACAGGAAGCCACAGAACCACCCCGTCCCTCaggccttcctcctcttcctcccacgGACCAGGGAGGGAGACACGCCTACAAATCGCCTCCCACTCCACAGCCATTAACCAATCAGAGAATTCCAGTGGCAGTGGCAGCCATATTGTAGCCCCTGCACCCCCTCCTGTCCGCCAGGCAGGTCCAGGGCGGCCGCCAGGTCCCGGGAGGCCCAAGAACCCGGTGGGGCGACCCAGCAAGCAGCAACTGAGATTCAGAGAGGAGGAGGCGGCAGCAGCAGCACTCCGTAAACGTGAAGCCCCATCACTGGAGGATGAGCACTCCGGCCCAGACAGGAACTCTATCATCCTACAGGACCGGGGACGGCCCCCAACCAGTTCCTCTAAGACCGCCCCGCCCACCCCTCACAGCCAGACCAATGGCACCCTCTCCCCCAGCAGCAAACCCCGCCCCCAGCCATCCCCCTCGGAGCCCCATTCACCAGCATCTGCCTGGTTGTTTAAACGGACACACCCACCCTCTGGACACACTTCCTCCCCACCCGATCCTCACTTCCGCAGGGGGGACTCAGGACTGCACGGGAGGGGGGCGACGGGGTACGAGCACAGGGGTCTGGGGAAGAAACGCAAGGGGGGCAGCAGTGaaccctctcccccctccaaACCGCACCGCCTGCCCTCCTCCCCTCACTCCAATTTCTACCCCTGGAAGGACAGTAAGGGGGGAACACTGCCTGGTGGGGTGGAGAAGAAAATGGGCACACAGAAG CCAAAACTGCACCATTAA
- the LOC120065348 gene encoding zinc finger and BTB domain-containing protein 40-like, translating to MQEHASTKHFSQEGAVFGCSLCLLVCPCQLQVQEHFLSCYIGALEEQEQASTSQKTEEDTAGGAEQIISVDQSQQVFVALGDGEDGLSSTEVMAVNVEDLLNGTVTFICGGDLWPLVSTSWRRRNCPSQ from the exons ATGCAGGAGCACGCCAGCACCAAGCATTTCAGCCAGGAGGGGGCAGTGTTCGGCTGCTCTCTCTGCCTGCTGGTATGCCCCTGCCAGCTGCAGGTCCAGGAGCACTTTCTCTCCTGCTACATAGGGGCGCTAGAGGAGCAGGAGCAGGCCTCCACCTCCCAGAAG ACAGAGGAGGACACTGCTGGTGGAGCAGAACAAATTATCTCTGTGGACCAATCCCAGCAGGTGTTTGTTGCCCTGGGAGACGGAGAGGATGGTCTCTCAAGCACGGAGGTGATGGCGGTTAATGTGGAGGACCTACTGAACGGAACCGTCACCTTTATATGTGGAGGTGACCTCTGGCCCCTAGTCTCTACTTCCTGGAGAAGGAGGAACTGTCCTTCTCAATAG